The proteins below come from a single Eucalyptus grandis isolate ANBG69807.140 chromosome 3, ASM1654582v1, whole genome shotgun sequence genomic window:
- the LOC104436734 gene encoding protein AUXIN RESPONSE 4 encodes MAIITEEAEDHHQDQEPRPKPKPEREREASPPQNPAAASQSSRTNPFVFWFYFTLGVSLVTFLFVSLSSLSPQDPKSWFLSLPASLRQHYSKGRTIKVQIYPNSGPVEVFAIEDGPSSAENVLIIHGLGASSYSFSRVVQSLGSKDIRAIAIDLPGNGFSDKSVAVEEERESGTLERFWDVYSEIREKGVFSAFDQIIETGQMPYQETQVPRVVSRMSFKALELGAEEVGKVLGQVIETMGLAPVHLVLHDSALAMSANWVLNNEGLVRSVTLIDTSAKPALPWWSFKVPVLRDAVLGVPFLHKRLIRSYCVKGISSPDANAHGILMKGRGGSRAMAEIGKRLNHSFNVAEWGSSERLISMPMQVLWSSGWSTEWREEGHRIAKALPRAKFVEHSGGRWPQEDAAEELAEIISKHVSSLPKSVRKVEDEPLPEHVQKIFNEAQGEDHHHHHHHDHDRDHDHMGGYMGAYGMGHGWGG; translated from the exons ATGGCGATCATAACGGAAGAAGCAGAAGACCATCATCAAGATCAAGAACCGAGGCCAAAACCGAAACCAGAACGAGAACGAGAGGCGAGCCCACCCCAAAACCCCGCTGCTGCTTCCCAATCTTCGCGCACGAACCCCTTCGTTTTCTGGTTCTACTTCACTCTGGGCGTCTCTCTCGTCACCTTcctcttcgtctctctctcttccctctccccgCAAGACCCCAAGTCCTGGTTCCTCAGCCTACCCGCTAGCCTTCGCCAACATTACTCCAAGGGCCGCACCATCAAGGTCCAGATATACCCGAATTCTGGTCCGGTCGAAGTGTTCGCGATCGAGGATGGGCCTAGCTCGGCTGAGAATGTGTTGATTATTCATGGGTTGGGTGCGAGTTCTTATTCTTTTAGCAGGGTCGTGCAGTCTCTGGGCTCTAAAGATATACGTGCCATTGCGATTGACTTGCCTGGAAATGGGTTCTCTGATAAGTCCGTCGCTGttgaggaagaaagagaaagtggcACTTTGGAGAGGTTTTGGGACGTGTACAGTGAGATTAGGGAAAAGGGTGTGTTCTCTGCCTTTGATCAGATTATTGAAACTGGGCAAATGCCTTATCAAGAAACCCAAGTTCCGCGGGTGGTGAGTAGAATGAGTTTTAAGGCACTCGAATTGGGTGCCGAAGAGGTGGGTAAGGTGCTGGGGCAAGTGATCGAGACCATGGGGCTAGCTCCGGTTCATCTGGTTTTGCATGATTCAGCTCTGGCAATGAGTGCCAATTGGGTCTTGAATAATGAGGGACTGGTGAGGAGTGTAACCCTGATCGATACGTCAGCGAAACCAGCATTGCCTTGGTGGTCCTTCAAGGTTCCAGTGCTTCGCGATGCTGTCTTGGGTGTTCCTTTCTTGCATAAGAGGTTGATCAGGTCATATTGTGTGAAGGGAATCAGTAGTCCTGATGCCAATGCGCATGGGATTCTGATGAAGGGAAGAGGTGGAAGTAGAGCTATGGCTGAAATTGGGAAGAGGTTGAATCATAGCTTCAATGTTGCAGAATGGGGTAGTTCAGAAAGGTTGATCTCTATGCCGATGCAAGTGCTTTGGTCCAGTGGTTGGTCCACGGAGTGGAGGGAAGAGGGGCATCGGATTGCCAAAGCACTTCCACGAGCTAAATTCGTTGAACATTCTGGTGGTCGATGGCCTCAG GAAGATGCTGCGGAAGAATTGGCCGAAATCATTTCAAAGCATGTGTCCTCCTTGCCAAAATCTGTGAGGAAAGTCGAGGATGAGCCTTTGCCTGAGCATGTCCAGAAGATTTTCAATGAAGCACAAGGCGAGGatcaccaccatcaccatcaccatgaTCATGATCGTGATCATGATCATATGGGTGGATATATGGGTGCTTATGGAATGGGTCATGGATGGGGAGGTTGA